The following proteins are encoded in a genomic region of Amblyraja radiata isolate CabotCenter1 chromosome 37, sAmbRad1.1.pri, whole genome shotgun sequence:
- the ret gene encoding proto-oncogene tyrosine-protein kinase receptor Ret isoform X2 — MRSLIGSRLLFALFLIEAALGLYFPRKSYQATVYIGQPADTPLLQVYALPDGGEERRANFGFCNNPLSGFRHHWFRIDERSGVFYLNKTLEESDLNLLGNMGGPELYKIMLHVFAVHEPHQEKECKAQIIIIVVNKNLPACANTTAEDLCFGEVDSKVQIIENHDPGTFFQMNSLPNQYHCQFANISYHLGAGASVPFRINEETSEVSVVKPLDREQRETYDIIVKCTLRTLAQIIQVVRSLHVTVLDKGDNAPYILDGNDTAEAFIEFNRKEHTVVTALFVYDTDSTTKYTTTVIGNDTWITENFRVKPTALEIPASAERPARGTVNKYELILKRSLSVSENRSFSLDVLVHDTEYNGPNSSVLLHFNVIVRPIIIEFTEKTFYFSVNRNAGRSAKVGRICIANCQNFQTLSMTYTLVPVVHSEENTTQQDKGCSSIVGVLKQAEDIFGILYINDVKMLRNSTCYQLHYIVIANESLSKEEAKTDIIVTIEGAYKDRNNNCPKICATNKQRSECEQCGGLGTLNGRCQWRQGYEKGISKNYSTCSSDLSSCPDGYCDVVEQKKGTCPQDCVEWDKVVGGFEPGELGGIKGGFGTCVCYSDSKCICQKDEFVEMVCDDLCKTIIAAAVLLSFILSVLLSSYFIHRYHKTTPKPPIASAEMTFRRPAQAYPISYSSNNIRRPSIDSMENQMSVDSFKIPEDPKWEFARKNLVLGKTLGEGEFGKVVKATAFKLKGKAGYTTVAVKMLKENASQSELRDLLSEFNLLKQVNHPHIIKLYGACSQDGPLHLIVEYAKYGSLRSFLRESRKVGPSYLGEGNRNSSYLDNPDERALTMGDLISFAWQISRGMQYLAEMKLVHRDLAARNVLVAEGRKMKISDFGLSRDVYEEDSYVKRSKGRIPVKWMAIESLFDHIYTTQSDVWSFGILLWEIVTLGGNPYPGIAPERLFNLLKTGYRMERPENCSEEMYNLMLHCWKQEPDKRSTFAEISKELEKMMVRSRDYLDLAASTPSDSLLYDDGVAEEETPLVDCNNAPLPRSLPSTWIENKLYGRISHAFTRF; from the exons GCAACATGGGTGGACCGGAATTATATAAGATCATGCTGCATGTCTTTGCTGTCCACGAACCACATCAGGAGAAGGAGTGCAAGGCACAGATTATAATTATCGTGGTGAATAAGAACTTACCAGCCTGTGCCAACACCACAGCAGAAGACCTTTGCTTTGGAGAAGTGGATTCCAAGGTTCAAATTATTGAGAACCATGATCCTGGAACTTTCTTTCAAATGAATTCCCTGCCAAACCAGTACCACTGCCAATTTGCCAACATCTCCTATCACCTTGGAGCAG GTGCCTCAGTTCCATTCAGGATCAATGAGGAGACCTCTGAGGTCAGTGTGGTGAAGCCTCTTGACAGGGAGCAGAGGGAGACGTACGACATCATTGTCAAATGTACGTTGCGGACGCTCGCCCAGATCATCCAAGTTGTGAGATCGTTGCATGTAACCGTCCTTGACAAGGGAGATAACGCCCCGTACATCCTCGATGGCAATGACACAGCCGAGGCTTTCATTGAGTTCAACAGGAAGGAG cACACGGTGGTGACCGCTCTCTTTGTGTATGACACTGACAGCACGACTAAGTACACAACGACTGTGATCGGGAACGATACGTGGATCACGGAGAACTTCCGTGTGAAGCCCACTGCTTTGGAGATACCAGCCAGCGCAGAAAGACCCGCTCGAGGGACGGTAAACAAATACG AGCTGATACTGAAGAGAAGCTTGTCAGTCTCGGAGAACCGATCCTTCAGTCTGGACGTACTGGTCCACGATACTGAGTATAATGGTCCCAACAGCTCGGTGTTGCTTCACTTCAATGTGATCGTCCGGCCGATTATCATCGAGTTCACCGAGAAAACATTCTACTTCTCAGTGAATAGGAACGCAGGACGTTCTGCTAAG GTTGGGAGAATTTGCATCGCAAATTGTCAGAACTTTCAAACTTTGAGTATGACCTACACACTGGTGCCGGTGGTGCACAGTGAAGAGAATACCACGCAACAAGACAAAGGTTGTTCATCCATTGTGGGCGTTCTGAAGCAAGCCGAAGACATATTCGGCATCCTCTACATTAACGATGTGAAGATGCTGAGAAACAGCACGTGCTACCAACTTCACTACATCGTCATTGCTAATGAATCACTGAGCAAGGAGGAGGCAAAGACCGACATCATTGTCACAATCGAGGGTGCAT ACAAGGACAGAAATAATAATTGCCCCAAAATCTGTGCAACAAACAAGCAGCGCTCAGAGTGCGAGCAATGTGGTGGACTTGGAACATTAAATGGgagatgtcagtggcgacagggcTATGAAAAAG GAATATCCAAGAACTACTCTACCTGCTCGTCAGATCTCTCCAGCTGCCCTGATGGATATTGCGATGTGGTGGAACAGAAGAAGGGCACGTGTCCGCAGGACTGTGTCG AATGGGACAAAGTCGTCGGTGGATTTGAACCCGGAGAGCTGGGAGGAATTAAAGGTGGCTTTGGAACTTGTGTCTGCTACTCAGACAGCAAATGCATCTGCCAAAAAGATGAGTTTGTTG AGATGGTTTGCGATGATCTGTGTAAAACCATTATTGCAGCTGCGGTGTTGTTGTCCTTCATCCTGTCTGTGCTGCTCTCCTCGTATTTCATTCATCGATACCATAAAACCACTCCCAAGCCCCCCATCGCTTCGGCAGAAATGACCTTCAGGAGGCCAGCTCAGGCTTATCCGATCAGCTACTCCTCCAATAATATCCGAAGACCTTCTATAGATTCCATGGAAAATCAAATGTCTGTGGATTCCTTCAAGATACCA GAGGATCCCAAGTGGGAGTTTGCCAGGAAGAACTTGGTCCTGGGTAAAACCCTGGGTGAAGGAGAATTTGGGAAAGTAGTGAAGGCTACGGCATTCAaactgaagggcaaagcaggctacACCACTGTGGCTGTCAAGATGTTGAAAG AAAATGCATCTCAGAGTGAACTACGAGACCTTTTATCCGAGTTCAACTTGCTGAAACAAGTGAACCATCCTCACATCATCAAACTATATGGAGCCTGCAGTCAGGATG GTCCTCTCCACCTTATTGTGGAGTACGCCAAATATGGATCACTGAGAAGTTTCCTGAGGGAAAGTCGCAAAGTCGGTCCCAGTTACTTGGGTGAAGGCAATCGAAACTCCAGCTATTTGGATAATCCAGATGAACGGGCCTTGACCATGGGAGACCTGATATCTTTTGCCTGGCAGATCTCCCGTGGAATGCAGTACTTAGCTGAAATGAAG CTTGTTCATCGTGACTTGGCAGCACGGAATGTATTGGTTGCTGAAGGACGTAAGATGAAGATCTCTGATTTTGGACTTTCCAGGGATGTGTATGAGGAGGACTCGTATGTGAAAAGAAGCAAG GGTCGAATTCCTGTGAAATGGATGGCAATAGAATCTTTGTTTGATCACATCTACACAACGCAAAGTGACGT GTGGTCATTTGGCATTCTACTTTGGGAAATAGTGACATTGGGTGGAAATCCCTATCCCGGAATTGCTCCTGAACGCCTCTTCAATCTGCTTAAGACAGGATACCGGATGGAGAGACCAGAAAACTGCAGTGAGGAAAT GTACAACTTGATGCTGCATTGCTGGAAACAAGAGCCGGATAAACGGTCAACATTTGCAGAAATCAGCAAAGAACTGGAGAAGATGATGGTGAGGAGTCGG GACTACCTGGACCTTGCAGCCTCCACACCATCAGACTCCTTGCTCTATGATGACGGAGTGGCTGAAGAAGAGACGCCACTGGTAGACTGTAATAATGCTCCCCTCCCTCGGTCCCTcccctccacatggattgagaaCAAACTCTACGGTAGAATTTCACATGCATTTACTAGATTCTAA